From the Kitasatospora atroaurantiaca genome, the window CCGCACCAGGTTGACCTCGGTGGCCTTGTCGGCGAAGTAGCAGGTGCCCTGCCCCTTCACCTCCATGACCTCCATCTGCTCACCTGTCAGCCGGCGGGTGACCATGCCACGCAGGCCGTCACCGCCACCGCTGAGCTTCTTGAAGTTCATCTGGCCCGTGTACGCGACCATGCAACCGTTACGGGCTTTCACGGAGTCGCCCGCCATGTCTACGGCGAGGACCTTGGACCCCTGGAGTCGAAACTGTGCCACCGGGCGAATGTAGCGGTAGCGGTCGACTCCAGGGGAGAGGCTGTGGGCCGTCTGGTACGGATCTGGAACAAATCAGACCGCGGCGGGCACCGTGCCGGCCGCCTGCTCGACCTCCAGGAGCGAGGCGGAGTGCCGCTCGGCCTCGAAGGCGACCACGCCGCCGCGCAGGCCGAAGAGCCGCTTGGAGAGCAGGATCCAGAGCACCGCGATGATGTTCAGCGCCAGGGTGCAGATCTTCACCGCGCTGACGTGCTCACTGAGTTCGTACACCTCCAGCGGCAGGAAGGCGGCGGTGGCCACCACCGTGAGGTACTCGGCCCAGCGCCTGCCCATCCAGAGGCCGACCGCCTCGACGATCTCGATCACCGCGTACGCGAGCAGGGCGACCGCCACGATCAGCAGGGTGCTGTGCTTGAAGTCGAAGCTCTTGCGGATGGTGTCCACGATGGGCGAGTGCTCGAGGTCCCAGTGGAAGTGGTCGGTGACGGGCTTGAAGACCGTCAGGTTCTCGTCGAAGAACTCGCGCACTGCGTCCTGGCTGTTGGAGAACTTCCAGACCGCCCAGGCCACCACGATGATCAGCAGACCGCGCAGGAACCGCTCGACCGCGAGGAAGCGCAGGATGAAGAGGTCGCGCAGCGCCTTGCCGCGCGGTACCAGCGGAGCCTCGTCGGCCGGGCCCGAGCCGTGCGGCGCGCCGAGCGAGAAGTCCCCGCAGCGCAGGCAGCGCCAGGCGTCGCCGAGGGCGGTGTGCGCGTGCAGCCGCGAGCGCAGCTCGGGCTCGTCCGGGGCGTACGTGGTGTGGCCGCGCCTGGAGCACGTCCGGCGGTTCCAGTCGATCTTGAACAACGGTGGCTCCCCCGCGAGAGTCGCCGGCCTGACCGTCAGGCCGTGCGGCAGAAGAATAGGGGTGCGCGGCCCTGATCAGCCGGTCCGGCCCGATTCTGTGGCGCCGCTGTGACGCTCGGCACCCCGGGCCTGGGCCGGGTGTGAGGTCGGTGATAATGGACCCGGGCTTGTGAGCCGGTTCACAAGCCCGCTCGCCGACCGCTTATGAGGTAACACCGTGAAGAGCAGCAGCGCCGTCCACCGCCTGCGCCTTGTGTCCGGGCCCGAGGGCCTCTCCTTCATCCTGCTGCTGATCTGCTCGGTGCTGAAGCGGACCACCAGCTTCGACGCCGTGCCGGTGATGGGCATGGTGCACGGCATCCTGTTCATCCTGTACGTGGTCTTCCTCGCCCTGGCGTGGCAGGGGCGGCGCTGGGACGCCAAGCGCGGCCTGCTGCTCCTCGTCCTGTCGGTGCTGCCGACGGGTGGCTTCTTCGCCGAGCGGATGCTCGCCAAGGAGGAACGCGGCGAGCTCCGGGCCGAGGCCGAGCCCGCCACGGCCTGAACATGGTGACGCGGGTGCCGGGCCTCCCCTCCGGAGGGCCCGGCACCCGCGCGTTTCAGGGGGTGCCGTCAGTGGAGTCCGACGGCTAGTTGACGTTGACCGCGGACCAGGCCGCGGCCACGGCGTTGTACTCGGCCGAGCCGGAGCCGTACAGGTCGGCAGCCGCCTGCAGGGTGCCGGTGCGCGCGCCCTTGTAGTCGGTGGTGGAGGTCCAGTAGACGGTCAGCGCCCGGTAGTAGATCGCGGCGGCCTTGGTGCGGCCGATGCCGGTCACCGTGGAGCCGTTGTAGGTCGGGCTGTTGTAGCTGACGCCGTTGATGGTCTTCGCGCCGCTGCCCTCGGCCAGCAGGTAGAAGAAGTGGTTGCCCACGCCGGACGAGTAGTGGACGTCCAGGTTGCCGACGGTGGAGGACCAGTAGTCGGCCGAGCCGCCGTCCTTGGAGGGCTTGTCCATGTAACGGAGCGGCGTGCCGTTACCGTTGATGTTGATCAGCTCGCCGATCAGGTAGTCCGGGTTGTCCTTCGCCAGGTTGGCGGAGAACTCCACCATGGTGCCGAAGATGTCCGAGGTGGCCTCGTTGAGGCCGCCGGACTCGCCCGAGTAGTTCAGGCCCGCGGTGTTGGCCGTGACGCCGTGCGTCATCTCGTGGCCGGCCACGTCCAGCTCGGTCAGCGGGTGGGTGTTGCTGGCGCCGTCGCCGTACGTCATGCAGAAGCAGGAGTCGCTCCAGAACGCGTTGACGTAGTTGCGGCCGTAGTGGACCCGGCTGTACGCGCCGACACCGTCGTTGCGGATGCCGTTGCGGCCGAAGGAGTTCTTGTAGAAGTCCCAGGTGGCCGCGGCGCCGAACTGCGCGTCCACGGCGGCCGACTGGCCGTTGGAGACCGCGCCGGTGCCCCAGGCGTTGTCGGCGTCGGTGTAGAGGGTGCCGTTGCCCGAGGTCCTGTTGGCCAGGTTGGTGGTGTACTGGCCGCCGCGGGTGGCGTCCTTCAGCTGGTACGTGCTGCCGGTGTAGTTGGTGGTCAGCGGCACGCTGCCGACGAAGACGCCGGTGCCGGTGCCGCTGGCGTTGGCGGTCCGGATGTCCTCGTGGGTGTAGAGCAGCTCACCGGTGGTGGCGTCGGTGACCAGGTGCTGGTTGCTGGGCGTGCCGTCGGCACGCATGCCCTCGACCACGGTCTCGTAGGCCAGGCGCGCGCTGCCGGAGGCCGCCCAGACGACCAGCTTGGCCGGGCTCGCCTTGCCGACCGAGGTGATGGCCGGCTCGTCGGCGTCCTTGGCGATGCCGACGGTGGCCTGGACGGCACCGGTCGCCTGCGCGGCGGCCTTGTCGGCGGAGAGCTTCGGGGTGAGGGAGCCGAGGCTGAGCTTGCCGTTCACCGCGCGGTCCACCGACTTCAGCGAGCCGTTGGCCTTCTGGTGCACGATCAGGTCGCCGCCGAGGACCGGCAGGCCGCCGAAGGTGCGCTCGAAGCGCAGGTGGCGGGTGCCGTCCTTGTCGACGATGGCGTCCTTGGGTATGAGCTGCTCCTGGGCGCCGAGGCCGAGGGCGTGGGCGGCGGCCGGAGCCTCGTTGCGGGCCAGAGCGATCAGCTCGGTGTGCTGCGCGCCGACGGTCGCCTGTCCGACCGGGCTGGTGATGGCCTGCGCCGTACCGGCGCTGACCTGGATCGCGCCGGCGAGGATCGCCGAGGCGGAGAGAACGGCTCCGACTGTCAGCTTTCGCTTCACGTACGGATTCCTTCCAAATCAACCGCGTGTGCGCGGTCGCGCCGCGTCCCGGGGCACCGGGGTTAGTGCCGTCTGGGGCGGAACGGACGCTGACGTGCTGCTCCGTGCGGTCAAGCGGCAGGGCCGGTGAGGTGGGGCGGCCTTGCCGAACGGGGCTGGCCAGAAGCATGACAACCGGAATGATGAAATGACAGGTCCGGGGCAATAGTTGGCAAAATCCCGCCAGGTGTGGGCAGGTGACGGACCGTCCGGCCCGCTCGGAGAATTGGTGCAAAACGGTCAAAATGCCGCGCTTACAAGAGGTTTCCGTCCGAACGGAGGCTGAACTCCCAGCGAATTCCAGCAATTGAACAGATTTAACTGATATATTGCCGGAATATAGCCCGTCTCGGCCGTCCTGGTACGTACCAGAAGCAACGGGTGGCGAGACCTCGCCAGAGACCGGCCCTTGTCCACCATCGTGGACACCTGCTACCCGCCTGCGGGCCCGCCGGTACGGTGGGGATGTGGCCAAGCCCCTCGCACTCGACTTCGATCCGATCGCCCGCGCCGACGAGCTCTGGACCCGCCGCTGGGGCGGAGTCCCCGCCATGTCGGCGATCACCTCGATCATGCGTGCCCACCAGATCCTGCTCTCCCGGGTGGACGCGGTGGTCAAGCCGTACGGGCTGACCTTCGCCCGCTACGAGGCGCTGGTGCTGCTCACCTTCAGCCGGACCGGCGAGCTCTCGCTCTCCAAGATCGGCGAGCGCCTGATGGTCCACCCGACCAGCGTCACCAACACGGTCGACCGCCTCGAGCGGGCCGGCCTGGTCTCCCGTCGCCCCAATCCGCTGGACGGCCGCGGCGTGCTGGCGGCGATCACCGGGCGCGGCCGCGACGTGGTCGAGGAGGCGACCAGGGAGCTGATGGCCATGGACTTCGGCCTGGAGGGGTACTCCGAGGAGCAGTGCCGCCAGGTCTTCGAACTGCTCCGGCCGCTCCGGGTGGACGCGGGGGACTTCACGCCGCCGACGCCCAAGGAGTAGGGGCAGCGCAAAAGCACCCGAAGCGGACGGTTACCCTCTTGGGCATGAAGCAGAGTGTGCTGACCCGCTACCGGGCCATGGCGTATGTCACGGGCGTCCTCCTGATCCTGCTGACCCTGGGCGTGATCGCCAAGTACGTGCTGGACGTCTCGGGCGCGGCCGGCTTCACCACCGCGGTCGGCATCGCGCACGGCTGGCTGTACGTGGTCTACCTGGTCTTCGCCTTCGACCTCGGCACGAAGGCCAAGTGGCCGATGGGCAAGCTCGCCTGGGTGCTGCTCGCCGGGACCATCCCGACCGCGGTCTTCTTCGTCGAGCGCAAGGTCTCCCGCGAGATCTCCGGCCTCGTCGCGGCTCCGGAGCCGGCCGGCGCCTGACCGGCGGCACGGCCTCCTCTGCGCAGCCTCTTCTGCACGGCCTCTTCTGCACGGCCTCTTCTGCACGGCCTCGAAGGCGCCCCTTCCCGATCCGGAAGGGGCGCCTTCGTGCTGCGTGGCGCATCGCGGGGGAGGAGCCCATCGACAGATACTAGGACGTCCGAGTAAATTGGTAGGACGTCCTAGTAGCTGTGCCGTCCCGATGCCGTGGCGGCCGTACGGAGTGGAGTTCGAGTCGATGGACGCCGACGAGATCGAGGCCGGCCGCCGACGCTGGCAGCAGCGGTACGACAAGGCGCGCAAGCGCGACGCGGACTTCACCACCCTGAGCGGCGACGAGGTCGAGCCGGTCTACGGCCCGCCGGCCGGGCAGCCGGTCGAGGGCTTCGAGCGGATCGGCTGGCCGGGCGAGTACCCGTACACGCGAGGCCTGCACGCCACCGGCTACCGGGGCCGCACCTGGACCATCCGGCAGTTCGCCGGTTTCGGCAACGCCGAGCAGACCAACGAGCGCTACCGGATGATCCTGGACTCGGGCGGCGGCGGGCTCTCGGTCGCCTTCGACATGCCGACGCTGATGGGCTACGACTCCGACGACGCCAAGTCGCTCGGCGAGGTCGGCCACTGCGGGGTCGCCATCGACTCGGCCGCCGACATGGAGGTGCTGTTCAACGGCATCCCGCTCGGCGACGTCACCACCTCGATGACGATCAGCGGCCCGGCCGTCCCGATCTTCTGCATGTACCTGGTCGCCGCCGAGCGCCAGGGTGTCGACCCCGGGGTGCTCAACGGCACCCTGCAGACCGACATCTTCAAGGAGTACATCGCGCAGAAGGAGTGGCTCTTCGCCCCCGAGCCGCACCTGCGCCTGATCGGCGACCTGATGGAGTACTGCGCCGAGGGCATCCCCGCCTACAAGCCGCTCTCCGTCTCCGGCTACCACATCCGCGAGGCCGGGGCGACGGCCGCGCAGGAGCTCGCGTACACGCTGGCCGACGGCTTCGCGTACGTGGAGCTCGGCCTCTCGCGCGGTCTCGACGTGGACGTCTTCGCGCCCGGCCTGTCGTTCTTCTTCGACGCGCACCTGGACTTCTTCGAGGAGATCGCCAAGTTCCGCGCCGCGCGCCGGATCTGGGCCCGCTGGATGCGTGACCGGTACGGCGCCAAGACCGACAAGGCGCAGTGGCTGCGCTTCCACACCCAGACCGCCGGCGTCTCGCTCACCGCGCAGCAGCCGTACAACAACGTGGTGCGCACGGCGGTCGAGGCGCTCTCGGCCGTGCTCGGCGGTACCAACTCGCTGCACACCAACGCCTTGGACGAGACCCTGGCGCTGCCGTCCGAGCAGGCCGCCGAGATCGCGCTGCGCACGCAGCAGGTGCTGATGGAGGAGACCGGCGTCGCCAACGTGGCCGACCCGCTGGGCGGTTCCTGGTACGTCGAGGCGCTGACCGACCGGATCGAGGCGCAGGCGGAGGCGATCTTCCAGCGCATTCTCGACAAGGGACGCGCGGACCACCCGATCGGGCCGATGACGGCGGGCATCCTGCGCGGCATCGAGGAGGGCTGGTTCACCGGGGAGATCGCGGAGGCGGCCTTCCAGTACCAGCAGGCGCTCGAGAAGGGCGAGAAGCGCGTGGTCGGCGTCAACTGCCACCCGCGCAGCGTCACCCCCGAGCTGGAGATCCTCCGGGTCAGCCACGAGGTGGAGCGCGAGCAGGTGCGGGTGCTGGCCGCGCGCAAGGAGGCCCGTGACGAGACGGCGGTGAAGGCCGGCCTGGACGCGATGCTGGCCGCGGCCCGCTCGGGCGCGAACATGATCCCGCCGATGCTCGAGGCCGTCCGCGCGGAGGCCACCCTCGGCGAGATCTGCAACGCACTGCGGGACGAGTGGGGCATCTACCGCGAGACCGCGATGTTCTGAGAGCGAGGCAGCTGAGTCAGTTGCACTACCCAGGGGCGCGGGGCTCTGCTAGTCAACTGCGTGCGCGACCAAGGCACCACGAAGGTGCACGGTTGGTCGCGCACGCAGTTGATCGAGCAGAGCCCCGCGCCCCTGCTGTGCTTGGCCCTCTGCGCAGGGGTTCCTACTGCTCCGCCAGGCCGGGGAGGGGGCTCAGGAGGAGGGTCGTGAAGCGGTGGATCCACTCCGGGGTGACGGGTTCGCCGCTCACCAGCATGCGGTGCTCGACGGTGCCCGCGATGGTGTCGAAGATGATGTCGATCTCCTCGCAGGCGGTGGCCGCGTCCCGGTCCGGCCGAAGCTCGCCGCGCTGCTGGGCCTGGGCCCGCCCCAGCCGCACCAGGTGCTTCTGCGGGTCGACGATCCGCTCCCGGATCCGCCGCCGCAGCAGCGGGTCCCGGGTGCCCTCGGCGAAGAGGGCGAGCAGGGCGGCCTGGGTCTCCGGCCGGGCCAGCAGGCCGGCGAACTGGCCGACCACGGCCTCGATGTCGGCCCGCAGGCTGCCGAGGTCGGCCATCTCCAACTCGTCGAAGAGGCTGGCCACCGCGTCCACGACGAGTTCGTTCTTGGACGGCCAGCGGCGGTAGAGGGTGGTCTTGGCGACGCCGGCCCGGGTTGCGACGTGGCCCATGGTGAGCCCGCCCCAGCCGAGCTCGGCGAGCGCCTCGCGGGTGGCGTCGAGGATCGCCCGGTCGGCGGCAGCGCTGCGGGGGCGGCCCTTGCCGCGTGGGGGCGCGGTCTGGTCCGGGGCCGCGGGCTGCTGGGTGGTGGGGGCCACCGAGCCTCCTTGCTTGCGGTTTACCTGCGAGTAACTTTTCTGGGTCCGGCCACGGTAGCGACAGGTCGCCCTCGTGGGCAGCCGGACGGCCCGGGAAAGTGGGGCAGGTCACGTCCCGAGATGTGCGGATGGGCTTGCGAGGGGAGCCCCCGTTGCAGATACGCTACGACTCGTAGCGAAAGAGCGGCAACCACGCGCCCGGATCCGAGGGACCGGAGGGGCGCGGGGCGTGGATGGGGATCCGCGTCGGCATCGAACTGCTACCCGGGAGACAGGCTCCCGCCGGACGGCCACTGGGCGTACAGACCAGCTTGGTACGACCTTTCCCGGCGGTTGGCACCCGTCACCCGCGCGGACGGGGGAGGATAGTGCCATGCAGCCACGGAATTCGCGTCTCAACAGCTCCGCCCTGCGCGGTGCGGTGGACCTCGCCGCAGTGAAGGCGGCCGGCGAGGCCGCCCAGAAGGCCGAGCAGGCCAGGGCCGAGCGGGCCCGCCAGGCAGCCGCCGCCGGAGCGGACGGCTCCGCCCCGCAGGAGGCGGCGTACCCGCTCGTCATCGACGTCACCGAGGAAACCTTCGAGGCCGAGGTCGTGCAGCGCTCGGCCGAGGTGCCGGTGGTCGTCGACTTCTGGGCCGAGTGGTGCGGCCCGTGCAAGCAGCTCAGCCCGATCCTGGAGCGGCTGGCCGAGGAGTACTCCGGCCGGATCGTGCTCGCCAAGATCGACGTGGACGCCAACCAGCTGATCGCGCAGCAGTTCGGCATCCAGGGCATCCCGGCCGTGATGGCCGTGGTCGCCGGCCAGCTCGTCCCGCTCTTCCAGGGCGCCGAGAACGAGGCCAACGTCCGCAAGATCCTGGACCAGCTGATCGCCGTCGCCGAGCAGCGCTTCGGCATCGTCGGCGGCTCGGCCGCACCGGGCGGCGAGGGCCCGGCGGCTCCGTACGTGCCGGAGGACCCGGCCCTGGCGGCGGCGCACGAGGCACTGGACCGCGGTGACCTGGGCGGCGCCATCCAGGCGTACGAGAACGTGCTGGCCGACCAGCCGGGCAGTGCCGAGGCCAAGCTGGGCCTGGCCCAGGCGCAGTTGCTGCGCCGGGTCGAGTCGCTGGAGCCGCAGGCCGTCCGTGCGGCCGCCGCCGCGGACCCGAAGAACGTCGCCGCCCAGCTGGACGCGGCCGACCTGGACCTGGTGGGCGGGCATGTCGAGGACGCCTTCGGGCGGCTGGTCGACACCGTGGGCCGGACCTTCGGCGAGGACCGGGACGCCGCGCGGCTCCGGCTGCTGGAGCTCTTCGAGGTCATCGGCTCGGACGACCCCAGGGTGACGGCGGCGCGCAGTGCGCTGGCCCGGGTGCTGTTCTGAGCCGAGAGCCCTGGTGGCACGGTAGGTGACCTGCGGTGTCGCTGGGGATTTAGCGACAAAACGGTCAAAGTCGCAGAGCTTTACCAAATCTTGACAACGCCCCCCGG encodes:
- a CDS encoding DUF2127 domain-containing protein codes for the protein MFKIDWNRRTCSRRGHTTYAPDEPELRSRLHAHTALGDAWRCLRCGDFSLGAPHGSGPADEAPLVPRGKALRDLFILRFLAVERFLRGLLIIVVAWAVWKFSNSQDAVREFFDENLTVFKPVTDHFHWDLEHSPIVDTIRKSFDFKHSTLLIVAVALLAYAVIEIVEAVGLWMGRRWAEYLTVVATAAFLPLEVYELSEHVSAVKICTLALNIIAVLWILLSKRLFGLRGGVVAFEAERHSASLLEVEQAAGTVPAAV
- a CDS encoding DUF3817 domain-containing protein, with the translated sequence MKSSSAVHRLRLVSGPEGLSFILLLICSVLKRTTSFDAVPVMGMVHGILFILYVVFLALAWQGRRWDAKRGLLLLVLSVLPTGGFFAERMLAKEERGELRAEAEPATA
- a CDS encoding M4 family metallopeptidase, which codes for MKRKLTVGAVLSASAILAGAIQVSAGTAQAITSPVGQATVGAQHTELIALARNEAPAAAHALGLGAQEQLIPKDAIVDKDGTRHLRFERTFGGLPVLGGDLIVHQKANGSLKSVDRAVNGKLSLGSLTPKLSADKAAAQATGAVQATVGIAKDADEPAITSVGKASPAKLVVWAASGSARLAYETVVEGMRADGTPSNQHLVTDATTGELLYTHEDIRTANASGTGTGVFVGSVPLTTNYTGSTYQLKDATRGGQYTTNLANRTSGNGTLYTDADNAWGTGAVSNGQSAAVDAQFGAAATWDFYKNSFGRNGIRNDGVGAYSRVHYGRNYVNAFWSDSCFCMTYGDGASNTHPLTELDVAGHEMTHGVTANTAGLNYSGESGGLNEATSDIFGTMVEFSANLAKDNPDYLIGELININGNGTPLRYMDKPSKDGGSADYWSSTVGNLDVHYSSGVGNHFFYLLAEGSGAKTINGVSYNSPTYNGSTVTGIGRTKAAAIYYRALTVYWTSTTDYKGARTGTLQAAADLYGSGSAEYNAVAAAWSAVNVN
- a CDS encoding MarR family winged helix-turn-helix transcriptional regulator, which encodes MAKPLALDFDPIARADELWTRRWGGVPAMSAITSIMRAHQILLSRVDAVVKPYGLTFARYEALVLLTFSRTGELSLSKIGERLMVHPTSVTNTVDRLERAGLVSRRPNPLDGRGVLAAITGRGRDVVEEATRELMAMDFGLEGYSEEQCRQVFELLRPLRVDAGDFTPPTPKE
- a CDS encoding DUF3817 domain-containing protein, whose protein sequence is MKQSVLTRYRAMAYVTGVLLILLTLGVIAKYVLDVSGAAGFTTAVGIAHGWLYVVYLVFAFDLGTKAKWPMGKLAWVLLAGTIPTAVFFVERKVSREISGLVAAPEPAGA
- a CDS encoding acyl-CoA mutase large subunit family protein, with translation MDADEIEAGRRRWQQRYDKARKRDADFTTLSGDEVEPVYGPPAGQPVEGFERIGWPGEYPYTRGLHATGYRGRTWTIRQFAGFGNAEQTNERYRMILDSGGGGLSVAFDMPTLMGYDSDDAKSLGEVGHCGVAIDSAADMEVLFNGIPLGDVTTSMTISGPAVPIFCMYLVAAERQGVDPGVLNGTLQTDIFKEYIAQKEWLFAPEPHLRLIGDLMEYCAEGIPAYKPLSVSGYHIREAGATAAQELAYTLADGFAYVELGLSRGLDVDVFAPGLSFFFDAHLDFFEEIAKFRAARRIWARWMRDRYGAKTDKAQWLRFHTQTAGVSLTAQQPYNNVVRTAVEALSAVLGGTNSLHTNALDETLALPSEQAAEIALRTQQVLMEETGVANVADPLGGSWYVEALTDRIEAQAEAIFQRILDKGRADHPIGPMTAGILRGIEEGWFTGEIAEAAFQYQQALEKGEKRVVGVNCHPRSVTPELEILRVSHEVEREQVRVLAARKEARDETAVKAGLDAMLAAARSGANMIPPMLEAVRAEATLGEICNALRDEWGIYRETAMF
- a CDS encoding TetR/AcrR family transcriptional regulator; protein product: MAPTTQQPAAPDQTAPPRGKGRPRSAAADRAILDATREALAELGWGGLTMGHVATRAGVAKTTLYRRWPSKNELVVDAVASLFDELEMADLGSLRADIEAVVGQFAGLLARPETQAALLALFAEGTRDPLLRRRIRERIVDPQKHLVRLGRAQAQQRGELRPDRDAATACEEIDIIFDTIAGTVEHRMLVSGEPVTPEWIHRFTTLLLSPLPGLAEQ
- the trxA gene encoding thioredoxin — translated: MQPRNSRLNSSALRGAVDLAAVKAAGEAAQKAEQARAERARQAAAAGADGSAPQEAAYPLVIDVTEETFEAEVVQRSAEVPVVVDFWAEWCGPCKQLSPILERLAEEYSGRIVLAKIDVDANQLIAQQFGIQGIPAVMAVVAGQLVPLFQGAENEANVRKILDQLIAVAEQRFGIVGGSAAPGGEGPAAPYVPEDPALAAAHEALDRGDLGGAIQAYENVLADQPGSAEAKLGLAQAQLLRRVESLEPQAVRAAAAADPKNVAAQLDAADLDLVGGHVEDAFGRLVDTVGRTFGEDRDAARLRLLELFEVIGSDDPRVTAARSALARVLF